A section of the Paenibacillus yonginensis genome encodes:
- a CDS encoding IS1182 family transposase codes for MYIQYTMDQLCLPMDLEEDIPANHLVRVVNAAVNRLDDSIFDAAYPGGGRDSYHPKMLTKVIIYAYTQRIYSSRQIAKAVRENIMFMWIAGRQRPDFRTINQFRSERMKSVLETVFTAVLQFLAEENYVQLEHYFVDGTKIEANANRYTFVWGKAVVKYKAKLQEKVQALFAAIEEAEKQEEGTHGGQDLLELGESSAITSEKLEQAVKQLEERLQEKPKDKPLKKAVRTLRKDLLPRLQKYETQQAILGTRNSYSKTDHDATFMRMKEDHMRNGQLKPGYNVQIGTENQFIVGYSLHQRPTDTRCLIPHLEKIKSQLGKLPSTIIADAGYGGEENYDYLEQNEVEAIVKYSTYHREKSKAWKKDISKMDNWTYNSEQDTWTCAAGQTLHFRRGSKEKTESGYEIEYRHYRSAGCEDCPLKPQCTKAKGDREIKVSMKYLRLKNQARQKLRSEEGYALAVRRMIEPEPVFGDIKNNRGFKRFLLRGLPKVSLEVGWLSLAHNLLKKAAVDAKNQGAKRE; via the coding sequence TTGTACATTCAATATACCATGGATCAACTCTGTTTACCAATGGATTTAGAAGAGGACATTCCCGCAAATCACCTCGTTCGCGTGGTCAACGCCGCCGTCAATCGTCTCGACGATTCCATCTTCGACGCGGCCTACCCTGGAGGCGGACGAGACAGCTACCATCCTAAAATGCTCACCAAAGTCATTATTTACGCATACACACAGCGCATCTACTCCTCTCGCCAAATCGCCAAAGCTGTCCGCGAAAATATCATGTTCATGTGGATCGCGGGTAGACAAAGACCGGATTTCCGCACCATCAACCAGTTTCGATCAGAACGAATGAAAAGTGTACTGGAGACGGTGTTTACCGCCGTTCTTCAGTTTCTGGCCGAGGAGAACTACGTGCAGCTGGAGCATTACTTTGTGGACGGCACGAAGATCGAAGCGAATGCCAATCGATATACATTTGTTTGGGGAAAGGCCGTGGTGAAGTATAAAGCCAAGCTCCAGGAGAAAGTCCAAGCCTTGTTTGCCGCCATTGAGGAAGCCGAGAAGCAAGAAGAAGGAACGCACGGCGGCCAGGATCTTCTCGAACTGGGCGAGTCCTCTGCCATCACCAGTGAAAAGCTGGAGCAAGCCGTCAAACAATTGGAGGAGCGTCTGCAGGAGAAACCAAAGGACAAGCCGCTCAAGAAGGCGGTGCGTACGCTCCGCAAGGACTTACTTCCGCGTCTTCAAAAGTATGAAACCCAACAGGCGATTTTAGGGACTAGAAACAGCTACAGCAAAACGGACCATGACGCTACATTTATGCGAATGAAAGAAGACCATATGCGAAATGGCCAGCTCAAGCCGGGTTACAACGTACAGATCGGTACTGAAAACCAATTCATTGTCGGTTACAGTTTGCACCAGCGTCCGACCGATACCCGTTGCCTCATCCCGCATCTTGAAAAAATAAAATCGCAGTTGGGGAAGTTGCCAAGCACCATCATCGCCGATGCGGGCTATGGCGGTGAAGAAAATTATGACTATTTGGAGCAGAATGAAGTCGAAGCCATTGTGAAGTACAGCACGTATCACCGCGAAAAAAGCAAGGCATGGAAAAAGGACATCAGCAAGATGGACAACTGGACCTATAACAGCGAACAAGATACATGGACATGCGCGGCTGGACAAACGCTCCATTTCCGAAGAGGAAGTAAGGAGAAAACAGAAAGTGGGTATGAGATCGAATACCGACATTACCGAAGTGCTGGCTGTGAGGACTGTCCACTAAAGCCGCAGTGTACAAAAGCCAAAGGCGATCGGGAGATCAAAGTGAGCATGAAGTATTTGCGGCTAAAAAACCAGGCAAGGCAGAAGCTTCGCAGTGAAGAAGGTTATGCCCTGGCCGTAAGGCGCATGATCGAGCCGGAGCCTGTGTTTGGCGATATAAAGAACAATCGGGGGTTTAAAAGGTTCCTGCTTCGAGGCTTACCAAAAGTAAGCTTGGAGGTCGGGTGGCTTTCCCTTGCCCACAATTTACTCAAAAAAGCTGCCGTGGACGCCAAGAACCAAGGAGCTAAGCGAGAATAG
- a CDS encoding copper amine oxidase N-terminal domain-containing protein — protein MKYIKGMFIFLASISFIFMEFQNSASANGITSPSLKVQLNNTYVLYSSQQLPYASNGRTLLPLRLIGDVMGATVNWNAKEQKATVTMGKDSVIVVLNKKNAFVNGIQKQMDTTSVVKNSTIMVPARFISEAFKIKIDYNKSSNVVHLTDSRIMSSQKLSVIDEMQRVNDDFKNKIIPYNFSFLTNKDIEKNKITVDIKNDSTANIIEGQLNRNIIFFANNSKISFIGTRGMIAPDGSTGVNTSNIPSKGNYTDEINWESLNIVQGEPLRYIFVNYFVTK, from the coding sequence ATGAAGTATATTAAAGGCATGTTCATTTTTTTAGCTTCAATCTCTTTTATTTTTATGGAATTCCAAAATTCTGCAAGCGCCAACGGAATTACCTCCCCTTCATTAAAGGTTCAATTAAACAATACTTACGTTTTATATTCTAGCCAGCAATTACCTTATGCATCTAATGGGAGAACCCTTCTGCCGTTAAGATTAATCGGAGATGTAATGGGGGCAACAGTTAATTGGAATGCGAAAGAACAAAAAGCAACGGTAACTATGGGGAAAGACAGCGTCATTGTAGTCTTAAATAAAAAAAACGCATTTGTAAATGGAATACAAAAACAAATGGACACAACATCTGTAGTAAAAAATTCAACTATTATGGTGCCTGCAAGATTTATTTCTGAAGCATTTAAAATCAAAATAGATTACAATAAGAGTTCAAACGTTGTCCATTTAACTGATTCTAGAATAATGAGTAGCCAAAAACTTAGTGTTATAGATGAGATGCAAAGAGTCAATGACGATTTCAAAAATAAAATCATTCCTTACAACTTTTCCTTTTTAACAAATAAAGATATTGAGAAGAACAAAATAACAGTAGACATAAAGAACGATTCAACCGCTAATATCATTGAAGGACAACTAAATCGAAATATTATATTTTTTGCAAATAATTCTAAAATTTCTTTTATTGGCACAAGAGGGATGATAGCTCCAGATGGTTCGACTGGCGTAAATACATCTAATATTCCTTCAAAAGGAAACTATACAGACGAAATTAATTGGGAGTCCTTAAACATTGTTCAAGGAGAACCATTAAGATATATTTTTGTTAATTATTTTGTAACAAAATAG
- a CDS encoding TetR/AcrR family transcriptional regulator, which yields MKKQPQITEKTKQKFVEVFCELYSQKPIEKISVQEITKKSGYNRSTFYQYFTDIYELLDSVENDLLNDMKNELANKELSMHTVQDTLYCLDKREHLLVLNALLGDYGSSRFFKTLKKRNQFGSIRIKRSAKPFLNAILNRILPDNLPFFVSSLDPASTGFIIRRIFQISREPIFKRDYALFKRMSLSFKPLPNLLLSVRIL from the coding sequence ATGAAAAAGCAACCCCAAATCACGGAGAAAACAAAACAAAAGTTTGTAGAGGTTTTTTGTGAGTTATACAGCCAAAAGCCGATTGAGAAAATTTCGGTTCAGGAAATTACGAAGAAGTCCGGATATAACCGCAGCACCTTTTATCAATACTTTACTGACATTTATGAATTGTTGGACTCTGTTGAAAACGACTTATTGAATGACATGAAAAATGAATTGGCGAATAAAGAGCTATCGATGCATACGGTGCAAGATACGCTCTATTGCCTGGACAAAAGAGAACATCTCCTGGTTCTTAATGCCCTTTTGGGCGATTATGGAAGTTCCCGTTTTTTTAAAACGCTTAAAAAAAGAAATCAGTTTGGGTCAATTAGAATTAAACGTTCCGCAAAACCATTCCTTAACGCCATACTTAATCGAATTTTACCTGACAACCTTCCTTTCTTTGTTTCGTCTTTGGATCCAGCGTCAACAGGATTTATCATCAGAAGAATTTTTCAAATTAGTAGAGAACCTATTTTCAAGCGGGATTACGCCCTATTTAAAAGAATGAGTCTATCATTCAAACCACTCCCTAACCTACTCTTAAGCGTCCGCATTCTGTAA
- a CDS encoding ketopantoate reductase family protein, whose translation MSAKQNRILIFGAGVIGSMFAIKFIEAGFDVTLFAHTNRFKSLRENGLQYKEKGTVKSIQVKVIDTLENDDVYDYILVTVRYDRSESALLALKDNQSKNIVTMTNNSIGFSSWLGIVGDRLLPAFPGFGGQIKEGVLYPRFLPKIIAATAFGELNGVMTERIEKLAKLFKTAKLPYVIKKDMPAYLITHSVSDIALLSILQSGNNIMGNKTAGTGKMARQITVTLKTYLRAIQQAGVSIDPPMLKRVLKFANLLLALFFMTWLRTKMVRDIRLPDYANSANNEIVQLRKDLMKFLSQKGILIVGATEHL comes from the coding sequence ATGTCAGCAAAACAAAATCGAATTTTAATTTTCGGTGCAGGTGTTATCGGAAGCATGTTCGCCATCAAGTTTATTGAAGCAGGGTTTGACGTTACCCTGTTTGCACATACTAATCGTTTTAAATCCTTAAGAGAAAACGGCCTGCAATATAAAGAAAAAGGTACAGTTAAATCGATACAAGTGAAGGTCATAGATACGCTCGAAAATGACGATGTATACGATTATATTTTGGTTACCGTTCGTTATGATCGGTCCGAATCAGCCTTATTAGCGCTAAAAGATAATCAAAGCAAAAATATAGTTACGATGACTAATAATTCGATTGGATTTTCTTCGTGGCTGGGTATCGTGGGGGATAGACTTTTACCCGCTTTTCCCGGCTTCGGCGGACAGATTAAAGAGGGAGTTTTATATCCTCGATTTCTGCCAAAGATCATAGCGGCAACGGCATTCGGAGAATTGAACGGCGTAATGACAGAACGCATAGAAAAGCTCGCCAAATTATTTAAAACAGCAAAGCTTCCCTACGTTATTAAAAAGGATATGCCAGCGTATCTAATCACACATTCCGTATCAGACATTGCCCTGCTCAGTATTTTGCAATCCGGAAATAATATAATGGGCAACAAAACAGCCGGAACCGGAAAGATGGCACGCCAAATAACAGTCACTTTAAAAACGTATCTAAGGGCCATACAACAAGCCGGCGTTTCCATTGATCCGCCTATGCTTAAAAGGGTGCTTAAATTTGCAAACTTATTATTGGCTCTCTTCTTTATGACATGGCTGCGAACTAAAATGGTCAGGGATATAAGGCTGCCGGATTATGCGAATAGTGCCAACAATGAGATTGTGCAGCTGAGAAAGGATTTAATGAAATTTTTAAGTCAAAAGGGTATCCTCATAGTAGGCGCTACTGAGCACCTCTAA
- a CDS encoding 4-vinyl reductase: protein MFLITGLLSQLDYKFWTNEVNAKERLPMIVGQDERGLCVAVEDCFCKGLPVDEEKMVCDLEGAIMEGALKKILNRTVSVREVKCNVHGDERCEYEVRLQ from the coding sequence TTGTTTCTTATTACCGGGCTGCTCTCGCAGCTTGACTATAAATTCTGGACTAATGAAGTAAACGCTAAGGAGAGGCTGCCCATGATCGTGGGCCAGGATGAGCGGGGCCTTTGCGTCGCTGTTGAAGACTGCTTTTGCAAAGGGCTGCCGGTGGATGAAGAGAAGATGGTGTGCGACCTGGAGGGCGCTATCATGGAAGGAGCGCTTAAGAAAATCCTGAACCGGACGGTCAGCGTACGGGAAGTGAAATGCAATGTGCACGGCGACGAGCGCTGCGAATATGAGGTGCGGCTGCAATAG
- a CDS encoding YwiC-like family protein, translated as MARYIPKQHGAWAMLVLPFLAGAVSEGKMIHIPLFLCWLFIYLFSFPVLQWIKTGNKARYRGPALLYGVILLPLTAILIAFDPMLIGYGVLLLVFFIPNIYYAKTKNERALLNDFTAVLVFCSFIFPVVYVGKGGSRSYGEAAELFALLSAYFIGTVLYVKTVIREKNNPRFYYASITYHLLNIGIAAAVNLYMIFPAMILLLRAAWFPTLSLKVKQIGMAEFGFAALIYGSILFVYV; from the coding sequence GTGGCAAGGTACATTCCCAAGCAGCATGGAGCCTGGGCGATGCTTGTCCTTCCCTTTTTGGCCGGGGCGGTCTCGGAAGGGAAAATGATTCATATTCCGCTGTTTCTTTGCTGGCTGTTTATTTATTTGTTCAGCTTTCCGGTGCTGCAGTGGATCAAGACGGGAAATAAAGCCCGATACCGCGGGCCCGCGCTGCTGTACGGCGTGATTTTGCTGCCTTTAACGGCTATTCTTATCGCATTTGACCCCATGCTGATCGGCTATGGCGTGCTGCTGCTCGTTTTTTTTATCCCGAATATCTATTACGCCAAAACCAAAAACGAACGTGCGCTTCTCAACGATTTTACGGCCGTTCTTGTCTTTTGCTCTTTCATTTTCCCGGTGGTCTATGTGGGGAAAGGAGGCAGCCGCAGTTATGGAGAAGCCGCGGAATTGTTTGCGTTGTTGTCCGCCTATTTTATCGGGACTGTCCTATACGTCAAAACCGTCATTCGCGAGAAAAACAACCCCAGGTTCTATTACGCCTCCATAACCTATCATCTCTTAAACATTGGGATTGCCGCAGCCGTCAATCTCTATATGATCTTTCCCGCCATGATCCTGCTGCTGCGCGCCGCTTGGTTTCCAACCTTAAGCTTGAAGGTTAAGCAAATCGGCATGGCGGAATTTGGTTTTGCCGCGCTCATCTATGGTTCAATTTTGTTTGTATACGTTTGA
- a CDS encoding winged helix-turn-helix transcriptional regulator gives MKTAKKASSYIPKEPVHIECNIEKTLDVLGGKWAFLVIRELFCGKLRFGELQRRIPSVSPRALTSTLRHLEEQGVLEREVFPTVPVTVEYSLTPKGHDLHVICHEMKLWAAKWT, from the coding sequence ATGAAAACAGCTAAAAAAGCAAGCAGCTATATCCCTAAAGAGCCGGTACATATTGAGTGCAATATCGAGAAAACACTGGACGTGCTCGGCGGAAAATGGGCTTTTCTTGTCATCCGCGAACTATTCTGCGGCAAACTGCGTTTCGGCGAGCTGCAGCGGCGCATTCCAAGCGTCAGTCCGCGCGCCTTGACCAGTACGCTGCGCCATTTGGAGGAACAGGGCGTTCTCGAACGCGAAGTATTCCCTACCGTGCCGGTTACCGTAGAATATTCATTGACACCCAAAGGACATGATCTGCATGTCATCTGCCATGAAATGAAGCTGTGGGCCGCTAAATGGACTTAA
- a CDS encoding aldo/keto reductase family protein, with translation MKYRRLGGSGLKVSEISLGSWLTYGGYVERENAVNSIKTAYDLGINFFDTANVYEKGAAEELVGKALKEYPRESYVLATKAFWPMGEGPNDRGLSRKHITEQANASLKRLGHDYVDIFYCHRHDPETPLHETLRAIDDLVRQGKVLYVGVSEWQASQIAEALGVADRYLLDRIVVNQPIYNMFERYIEKEIIPLSERSGIGQVVFSPLAQGLLTGKYTSASDIPQDSRAAKLDWMRKGITEEKINKVHQLEGIAKELGISVGNLALAWILRQNNVASALVGASRPEQVTENAKASGIELSEDVLNRIEDILK, from the coding sequence ATGAAATACCGGAGATTAGGCGGAAGTGGACTGAAAGTCAGTGAAATCAGCTTGGGCAGCTGGCTTACATATGGCGGTTATGTGGAACGTGAAAATGCGGTGAACTCGATTAAAACCGCATATGATTTGGGCATTAACTTTTTTGATACAGCTAACGTTTACGAGAAAGGCGCAGCAGAGGAACTGGTGGGCAAAGCGCTGAAGGAATACCCTCGCGAATCTTACGTGCTGGCTACCAAAGCCTTCTGGCCGATGGGCGAAGGTCCGAATGACCGCGGCTTGTCCCGCAAGCATATTACAGAGCAGGCCAACGCCAGCTTGAAGCGTCTGGGCCATGATTATGTGGATATTTTCTACTGCCACCGTCATGACCCGGAAACGCCGCTGCATGAAACCCTTCGTGCGATTGACGACCTGGTTCGCCAAGGCAAAGTGCTGTATGTGGGTGTGAGCGAATGGCAGGCTTCCCAAATCGCAGAAGCGCTTGGCGTTGCCGACCGTTATCTGCTGGACCGCATCGTCGTAAACCAGCCGATCTACAACATGTTTGAACGTTACATTGAGAAAGAAATCATTCCGCTCAGCGAACGTTCCGGCATCGGACAAGTCGTATTCTCCCCGCTGGCCCAAGGCCTGCTGACAGGCAAATACACATCTGCCTCCGACATCCCGCAGGACAGCCGCGCAGCCAAGCTGGACTGGATGCGCAAAGGCATTACGGAAGAGAAGATCAACAAGGTGCATCAGCTTGAAGGCATTGCCAAAGAGCTGGGCATTTCCGTCGGCAATCTGGCGCTCGCCTGGATTCTGCGTCAAAACAATGTGGCCAGTGCCCTGGTTGGCGCAAGCCGTCCGGAGCAGGTGACGGAGAATGCGAAAGCTTCCGGCATCGAATTGAGCGAAGATGTGCTGAACCGCATTGAAGACATTTTGAAATAA